In Chloroflexota bacterium, the genomic window TCGGGTTCGCAATATTCCTGGTCGGGCTGGTGTTCACGTCCCAGATGACTCCCGATACCTCATTTTTGGAAGCGGTGGCTTTCATCACCGTCCTCGGGTTCGGAGTCGGCATCACCTACCCCTGCTTCTCCATATCGGTCCAAAACGCAGTCCCGGCCCAGCTGCTTGGCGCCGCCACCTCGGCGACCCAGTTCTTCCGCCAGATCGGCGGCGCCCTTGGCCTGGCGGTGCTCGGGTCTTACATGACGGCCAGATTCCATTCCCGAGCCCTGGAAGCCCTGTCGGCCGAAGTCCAGTCAGCGTTTCCAAGCCATCAGCTTGATGACCTCGCCGAGAACCCCCAAGCGCTGGTGAACCCGGAAGCGCTCGACCGCCTGCGCGCCAGCATTTCCGGTCAGGACGAGCAGCTGTTGGCGCAGCTGCTCGAATCCCTGCGTTCGGTGCTCTCATCCTCGATCAGTGAAGTTTTCCTGGTTGTCACGGTTTCCGTCGTCATTGCATTCGCCATGGTCATCTTCCTGCCCGAATCGCCGCTTTCCGATCGCCGTCCGCACCAGGCCGATCAACCGCAAAAAACAGCCTGACAGCGCCGGTCCCGGGCGTTTGCGGGCCGCGACCGCCAATGCGCCCGGCCGGCGGCGCGAATCGCTCCAACCCGGCTTTTCCGGAAAATAACGGTTGCAATCGGTCAGTGATCAATCGGTTCAAATGCAAACACTGGACAAGGTAATCCGGCGCGTGGCCGGAGCCCCGGCGTTCGAACGATTCATATTCGCCGTTATCGTGGCCAACGGCCTGCTGCTGGGACTTGAAACCTACCCCTACGTAGTCGACCGGCTGGGGGTATGGATCGAGATCGGGCACTGGTCGGCGCTGGCGATTTTCATCGTCGAGTTCTTCATCAAGGTCCTCGCCCTGCGTCCCAGGCCGGTGCGCTATTTCCAGGACCCGTGGAACATCATTGATTTCTGCGTGATCGTGATCGCGCTGATCCCGCTGGTGGGCGATATCGCGCTCCTGGGCCGACTGGTGCGCCTGTTCCGGATGCTGCGATTGGTCACGACCAGCGCGCGGTTGCGCGTGATCGTGGGAACCCTCATCCGCGCCGTGCCCAGCGTGTTCTTCATAGTCGTGCTGCTGAGCATCATCGGCTACATGTACGCCGTCGCTGGCTACCACTTCTTCCACGCCCACGATCCTTTCCACTGGGGCAGTCTGGCGAAATCGGCGCTGACCTTGTTCAGGGTCATCACTTTCGAGGGGTGGACAACGATCATGGACACCGCAATGGAGCACAGCCCGTTTGCCTGGGTCTATTTCGTCAGCTTTATCGTCATAAGCGGATTCGTTGCCGTAAACCTTTTCGTCGCCGCCATCATCAACGAGTGGGATGAAGCCGAGCGTATCCGCGCTCGCGAACTGGAATCGGAATTGCCGTACGATGCGGTGATCGCCGAAATGCGGGCAACCCAGGAAGCGCTGCGCCGGCTCGAGCAAAAGCTCGAGGGCGAAGTCGAACGCCGCCGCGAAGGTTAGCGGCCCCGGGGTCCGATCAGCGGGAACCCCAAACCTGGCCCACCGGCCCCCGGAACGGGATTCCCAAGCGTTTGCGGAGTTGCCCTAAGCGATAAGGGCGCGCAGCCGTCGGGCCGCTTATTGCTCCTCGTCGCCGGCCGGCTCGGTTTCACCGCGCCGGGATGCCAAGAAGTAGGTTCCGCGTCTTGGCCGGAACAATCGCTTGTCTTTGTAGAAATTGCGCAGCAACGCTTCGGCCGGGGTCGCGCTCCGCGAATTTAGGACCCCCAAAGCCTCCAGGCGGTTGTAAATCTCGCGGTAGTGGAGTGGGCGGCCGACGTTCTGCAGCAGTTTGACCACTTTGTCGGCGGCGTTGCGTCCCCATTCTTCGTCCCAGGACAAGCCGGAGGCGGTGCCGGAATAGTCTTCCACTATCTCGCCGGCCATGCGCTTTTGCAATTCGCGGATGGTCCGGATCTCGCCCTGAAGCGCCATCCTGTGGCGGGCCAGGGCCGAAATCTCGGCCTCAAATTCGCTCTGCAGGGAGGCGATCCGGGCGTCCAGTTGGCCGCGCCGTTCTTCGATCTCGGCATTAATCTCCCCCACCCGCGCGGTGCGCTCCTCGAGCTGGGCCTGGAGGATGTCTCCGAACTGGTCGTCACCCGAATCCGGCGACTCAAATCGGCCCTCCGCCACTTCCCGTGATCGTCCTTCCGTCGGTTCTTCTTGCATCACTGCCGTCCCCCAGCATCGTCATCGCAGCAATATATGAAGCGGTGAAATCACGCAATCACCGATTTCATCTGCGGAATCAATATTAGTACTCTGCAGGATTTACGGAAAGCCCGCTGCCATACGTCATTTCCGCTCACATGATTTAGCACGGCCCCGAATACGTACGGAGGGACACCGGACACGCGGCAAACCGCTGGAACCAAGACCCCATACACCGCGCTTCCGGGGCGGGCACCGCCTGAAAATCGATGCCCCGGACGACGGCCCGCGCCACGGATCCGGTCGGATTCGGCAACCGCGCCCGTCGCCCGGCCGCCGATTTCCTACCGGCGAATGATCCGCCCGTGCGTGTTCCCGGGCGAATCGATGATTAGCGGGCTAGCCCTGCGCCCAGGGCGGGGCCTTGGCAAACAGCAACCGGATCCCGGCGTGTCCTATGTAGACCGGCAGCGTGGCATCTATGAGTGCCCAGATTGTTCCGTTGTCGCTGCGTGGATCGGCGATCGCGACTCCGGCCCAATTCCACAGGAAGATCAAGAGCAACGACGCGCCGAAATAAAAGCTGAAATTGGCCTCCAGGTATTCGCGCGTCACCCGGCCGCCTCCGTCGCCATCCCGCAGCATCTGCTTGCGCCGGATTGCGGTAGCCAGGACCA contains:
- a CDS encoding ion transporter, which gives rise to MQTLDKVIRRVAGAPAFERFIFAVIVANGLLLGLETYPYVVDRLGVWIEIGHWSALAIFIVEFFIKVLALRPRPVRYFQDPWNIIDFCVIVIALIPLVGDIALLGRLVRLFRMLRLVTTSARLRVIVGTLIRAVPSVFFIVVLLSIIGYMYAVAGYHFFHAHDPFHWGSLAKSALTLFRVITFEGWTTIMDTAMEHSPFAWVYFVSFIVISGFVAVNLFVAAIINEWDEAERIRARELESELPYDAVIAEMRATQEALRRLEQKLEGEVERRREG